A genome region from Manihot esculenta cultivar AM560-2 chromosome 5, M.esculenta_v8, whole genome shotgun sequence includes the following:
- the LOC110615091 gene encoding thaumatin-like protein 1 isoform X1 — MSFSSNSKPLQMDSIFFSSALTLLITISSSSFIGGVSGATFTLINRCSYTVWPGILANAGSPPLETTGFELPSGGSRSFQSPPNWSGRFWGRTGCTFDPTTGQGSCITADCNTNLIECNGKNANPPATLAEFTIGSNSQDFYDVSLVDGYNLQMIVEPNGGSGTCLSTGCVTDLNQQCSEELRVGSGEACKSACEAFGSPEYCCSGAFATPDTCKPSVYSQMFKAACPRSYSYAYDDATSTFTCTGANYLITFCPSSARSLLQTHHKLQAQAQQMGPKKDQEMGSIVHGCQTFSLEIHPQEFLLLLGPSHSLFLQFLLYSSFFFICRLLFLHMQLRKGKLVDYYIPDCKANFPGHTCIDKILTFV, encoded by the exons ATGTCATTTTCTTCTAACTCTAAGCCTCTGCAAATGGATTCAATCTTCTTCAGTTCTGCTCTGACATTGCTTATTACAATCTCCAGTTCCTCCTTCATTGGAGGAGTTTCAGGAGCTACATTTACGCTAATCAACAGATGTAGCTACACAGTGTGGCCTGGTATTCTTGCCAATGCTGGAAGCCCTCCATTAGAAACCACAGGTTTTGAGCTTCCATCTGGTGGGTCTCGTTCCTTTCAATCACCACCAAATTGGTCGGGTCGATTCTGGGGAAGAACCGGTTGCACATTCGACCCAACCACTGGTCAGGGTAGCTGCATAACCGCTGATTGTAATACAAATCTAATTGAATGCAACGGTAAAAATGCAAACCCACCAGCTACTCTAGCAGAATTCACAATCGGATCCAACTCTCAGGACTTTTACGACGTCAGCTTAGTTGACGGCTACAATTTACAGATGATTGTGGAACCCAATGGCGGGTCGGGTACTTGTTTGTCAACCGGATGTGTAACCGATTTGAATCAGCAGTGTTCTGAAGAACTCAGGGTGGGTTCTGGTGAGGCCTGCAAAAGTGCCTGTGAGGCTTTTGGGAGCCCTGAGTATTGTTGTAGCGGGGCATTTGCTACACCAGACACTTGTAAGCCATCTGTATATTCTCAGATGTTTAAAGCTGCTTGTCCGAGATCTTACAGTTATGCGTACGATGATGCAACGAGCACATTTACATGTACAGGAGCTAACTATCTGATCACATTCTGCCCTTCATCGGCAag AAGTCTGCTACAGACCCATCACAAACTACAAGCACAAGCACAGCAAATGGGTCCGAAGAAGGATCAGGAGATGGGCTCAATAGTTCATGGTTGTCAAACATTTTCTCTGGAGATTCATCCACAAGAGTTTCTTCTTCTGCTTGGCCCTTCACATTCATTGTTTCTGCAATTTCTTCTATATtcctcttttttctttatttgtaGATTGCTCTTTCTGCACATGCAACTTAGGAAAGGCAAACTAGTAGATTATTACATTCCAGATTGTAAAGCCAATTTTCCAGGCCACACATGTATAgacaaaattttaacttttgtttGA
- the LOC110615091 gene encoding thaumatin-like protein 1 isoform X2, with protein sequence MSFSSNSKPLQMDSIFFSSALTLLITISSSSFIGGVSGATFTLINRCSYTVWPGILANAGSPPLETTGFELPSGGSRSFQSPPNWSGRFWGRTGCTFDPTTGQGSCITADCNTNLIECNGKNANPPATLAEFTIGSNSQDFYDVSLVDGYNLQMIVEPNGGSGTCLSTGCVTDLNQQCSEELRVGSGEACKSACEAFGSPEYCCSGAFATPDTCKPSVYSQMFKAACPRSYSYAYDDATSTFTCTGANYLITFCPSSASQKSATDPSQTTSTSTANGSEEGSGDGLNSSWLSNIFSGDSSTRVSSSAWPFTFIVSAISSIFLFFLYL encoded by the exons ATGTCATTTTCTTCTAACTCTAAGCCTCTGCAAATGGATTCAATCTTCTTCAGTTCTGCTCTGACATTGCTTATTACAATCTCCAGTTCCTCCTTCATTGGAGGAGTTTCAGGAGCTACATTTACGCTAATCAACAGATGTAGCTACACAGTGTGGCCTGGTATTCTTGCCAATGCTGGAAGCCCTCCATTAGAAACCACAGGTTTTGAGCTTCCATCTGGTGGGTCTCGTTCCTTTCAATCACCACCAAATTGGTCGGGTCGATTCTGGGGAAGAACCGGTTGCACATTCGACCCAACCACTGGTCAGGGTAGCTGCATAACCGCTGATTGTAATACAAATCTAATTGAATGCAACGGTAAAAATGCAAACCCACCAGCTACTCTAGCAGAATTCACAATCGGATCCAACTCTCAGGACTTTTACGACGTCAGCTTAGTTGACGGCTACAATTTACAGATGATTGTGGAACCCAATGGCGGGTCGGGTACTTGTTTGTCAACCGGATGTGTAACCGATTTGAATCAGCAGTGTTCTGAAGAACTCAGGGTGGGTTCTGGTGAGGCCTGCAAAAGTGCCTGTGAGGCTTTTGGGAGCCCTGAGTATTGTTGTAGCGGGGCATTTGCTACACCAGACACTTGTAAGCCATCTGTATATTCTCAGATGTTTAAAGCTGCTTGTCCGAGATCTTACAGTTATGCGTACGATGATGCAACGAGCACATTTACATGTACAGGAGCTAACTATCTGATCACATTCTGCCCTTCATCGGCAag TCAGAAGTCTGCTACAGACCCATCACAAACTACAAGCACAAGCACAGCAAATGGGTCCGAAGAAGGATCAGGAGATGGGCTCAATAGTTCATGGTTGTCAAACATTTTCTCTGGAGATTCATCCACAAGAGTTTCTTCTTCTGCTTGGCCCTTCACATTCATTGTTTCTGCAATTTCTTCTATATtcctcttttttctttatttgtaG